ATGCCACGGCTCACATCATTGAAAATCCGTTTGTTCCACACTTCCTGCATGGGCAAAGCGTTGCGATTACGCTGATACTAGTTGCCCTGTTAGGAGCAGTTTTTCTTAGAGGTTTCCAAGAAGCGATCGGCATTGCTGTCTTTTTAGTCAGTGTCTATTTGTTTCTGAATTTGATCACCATTGGTGTAGGCGCTTATCAAATATTGAATAACTTATCAGCTGTGGCAAACTGGCAACAAGCACTGTTTGCACAACAATCTAATCCATTGCTAATTGTAGGAGTTGCCGCACTACTGTTTCCTAAGTTAGCACTAGGACTGTCTGGATTTGAAACCGGGGTTGCTGTGATGCCGCTAGTACGAGGACGGCAAACTGATACCGAACAAGCCCCCAAAGGGCGAATTCGCAATACTCATAAGTTGTTGGGAACTGCTGCAATAATTATGAGCTTTTTCCTCATGACCAGTAGTCTTGTTACAACACTATTAATTCCAGCGGCAGAGTTCCAAGCAGGCGGAAAAGCAAACGGACGCGCACTGGCATATCTAGCACACCTATATCTAGGAAATGCCTTTGGAACTGTTTACGACTTAAGCACGATCGCAATTCTCTGGTTTGCGGGTGCTTCTGCAATGGCAGGATTGTTAAACATTGTGCCGCGCTATCTACCCCGCTACGGAATGGCTCCCAGTTGGACATTGATGATTCGTCCTTTAGTGCTGATTTACACCTTTGTTGCCTTTGTCGTAACCATCATTTTCAAGGCGAATGTTGAGGCACAGGGGGGAGCTTATGCTACAGGTGTGTTAGTGCTAATGAGTTCAGCCGCGATCGCGGTCACACTCTCAACGCGCAATCGAGGCAAACTTTCCAGAACGCTCACGTTCGGCATCATTACTCTAGTGTTTATCTACACTACGATCGTCAATATTATCGAGCGACCTGAAGGAATTCGGATTGCCTCGCTGTTTATCGGAGCGATCATTGTCACGTCGATGATTTCGCGAGTTTGGCGATCAACTGAGCTTCGGGCTGAGCACCTTGAGTTTGATGAAGTTGCGCGTCAATTTCTCGCTCAAGAAAATCATCATGCGGTGCGATTGATTGCAAATCGGATCAGTATAGGGGATGAACGAGAGTATTTTCTCAAAGAACAAGAGGTACGCGAAGATACTCACATTCCACCAGATGAAACCATTCTGTTTCTAGAAATCCAGATTTCAGATGCGTCGCAATTTGCTCATACCATTCAAGTCCAAGGAGTGCAGGTTGGAAACTATCGCATCTTGAGAGCCAGAAGTGCTGCTGTACCGAATGCGATCGCAGCCATTGCCTTAGCCATTCGAGATGAAACGGGTCGGCTTCCTCATGTTTACTTTGGCTGGGTCGAAGGCAATCCGATTCAATATTTGATGCGGTTTATTCTACTGGGTGAAGGAGATATCGCAGTTTTAACTCGCGAAGTCTTGCGAAAAGCTGAAAGAATTCCGCAACGCCGTCCCCGCATCCACGTCGGCGGATAGTTCTGCCTGGGGATACAGGTTGCGCTTGTAGCAATCTCGCTATGTTCAAAATGCAGAGTTAGGAGCAGTTCATTGAAACCCTGGATGATCATTGCGATCGTAACGATATTGGTATCGTTTGGAAGCTTTCTGTTTCACCCCAAAGAGGACATTCGCTGGGTGAAACGGCTGAATCTTCCACGCTGGTTAGCGATCGTTGAACCTGTAATTCCAGTGATTTGGACTGTGATTTTTACCTGTGGTGCAATCTCGGCGCTGCTTGTGTGGAGAGCCGATCCAGGCAGCCTCAAAACCTGGTTGATTATGGGCTTCTATCTGCTTGTGGAGGTCGTGACTGTTGCTTATATTCCGCTGACGTTAAGACTTCGCAGCTTAGCGATCGGAACGGTAATCGGAGGCTTTGGTGGGGTTTTGGGTTTTGTCTTAGCTCTCTCGGTATTGCCGATTTCTCCGCTTGCCGCCCTGTTTCTTGTGCCTTATTTGCTCTGGAGTCCGATCGGAACCTATGCGACCCGTGAGCTAATCGATTTCAATCCCGAAGCGATCTAACAAATTTATTTCGCCCTTCCCACAAATGTACCTTCGTTGGAGACTTCCGTTAAAACGCTGACGCTCTTAAGCGACTTATATGGGGCACTCTGAAATAGAAGTTGCTCATTCGCAAGTCCATTCTCGTCTACGGTTATGTCTCTTTCTCCGATCGCTCACTATCACATTCGTAAACTTCTAAGGCAAAATCTTGAATACCTCGATCGCTTGTTTCCACTTCAAATTGCTTCAATCTGAGTGACGACAATCTCGATCGCATTGTGCAAAATTTGCCACTCGCTCCTGGGAACCGCAGCTTGAGAATTCAAGAGCTTGAGCTGCTAACAAAGCTTTACCAGCAGCTTGAACAAAACCCAGCCAATGCAACCGCACTCATAGAGATCAAGTAGAGATCAAGCGCCGCATTTTTCAGACTCTTGGCTTTGAGATCAAGGACACTGCACCCAACCAGTACCCTCCTATTCTGCGGGAATCTACGATCGACAAATTTTCCTTCTTTTTCCAAGATCAAATTCGAGAAGGAATGCGGTATGCCAATACTCTCTATGGCGCAGCTTACCAATTTGATCTGAGATACCGTCTTCAGGCGTACCAAATGGCATGGGTACTCGCTGAAGCAAAAATCCCAATCGTAGTCACTCTGCCTGCGACTCGATTTGTGATTTGGATTAACTTACAATCTCCCTCGTATGGCGTTTTGGTTCGACAGGATGTCAGTCTTTTAAAGACCCTATCGTTGGTTAGTCTTGCTTTACGGAAAGGAAAACCGAAACAGCTTGAACCGAATTCATCCAAACAAAAATTATCACTGTATCCGCGGTGACGGTTTCAGGGATGATGAAATCAGACATGATTAAAAGACAGGTCTGAGCGTTCCTTTCTCGATCGAAACAATGCTAAAACTGCAGTTCTTATCGAAGCTAATGATGGGTTGTGCCGTTGGAGTCACATTGCTGACCTCCGGTTGCGCTCGATCGTCTAAACAAGTTGCGCTTTCGAGTGGAACCAGCCAGGGCTATTACAGTCGATTGGCAGAGCAAATTCGCTCCGTAACTCATCACACCGTACAGCTCAAGGTCGAAAACCGCGAATCTCAAGGCTCGATCGAGAACCTGAGGCGTTTACTCGATCGTCAGGTAGACTTCGCCTTAGTGCAGCTTGATGTCGTCAGCGATGCCATGAGCCAAGGGAAAGTTCAAGCCGTGGCAATTTTGGCAAATGAGCCGATTCACATCATCGCCTCCAAAGATGCCAAAATTCGATCGTTCTCCGACTTGAACAACAAGCGGGTCGGAGTTGGCTCTTCAGGCAGCGGCATCCGTTACACCTCGGAATATCTCATTCGAGCCTTCAACCTCAAGCTTCAGAAAGACAGCTCTAGCTTTGATGAAACCTTTCGTAAGCTCAGCATCCGTCAGCTTGATGCTGGATTCTATGTAGGAACGCTGGGTGCAAGCGAACGACTACGACAGGAGTTAATTGCAAATTCCTCGCTGCAACTGGTGTCGATCGAGCCTGAGCGCATCAACTACCTCACCAATCGCGATCCGGGTGCGTATCAGTCCACAACGATTCCGCAGGGTGTGTACAATCCGCGCCCTGTGATTCCCAGCCGCGATATTTCTACTCTCGCCACTGCAACTGTTCTGGTGACTCGCCCCGATGTCAGCACCGAAACGGTTGGCTTACTCACCTGGGCGATTCTATACAATTCCCGCCGGTTTTCGCTCTTTTATCCCGATTTGCAAACCGGGGAAGCGCGATCGCTGTTGCAGAGAAACTTGCTCTACGTCCACCCCGGCGCTCAGAATGTCTATGCTGAAAATGCTGATCCGCGCAATGCGTGGCTGCGATATCTCGAAGCCAATAGTGACCTCCAGGCAGGACTTGTGATTCTATTTGGCACGAGCGGGATTGGATTAATTATTCAGCGATGGAGACGCGATCGCAGCAAAAAGTTCCTCCTGGCTACCATCACTCGCACCAACGAACTGAAGCAGTTTCTTCCGCACAACCCTCAGCAAGCTCTAGAGGGCATTGAGGATCTGAGCCAGGAACACCGCTTGATGTTCATCGACGGTTCGATTACGTCGGATGTCTATGAGCAAGTACAGCACAAAACGCAAACTTTCGCGGTTCAATGCCGCACTATCCTAGAGCAGCAGCGAAAACAGTTTGTTCTGAACACACTACTGGTCTTAGATGACTGGCAAGCCTCGCTGCAAACCGATCCACAAGCCGCCCTACAGAAATTAGGCTATCTCAAGCAGCAATACCGCGAGATGTTGATTACTGACCAAGTTGAAGTTCAGGCATACATCGAGCTAATGGAGCTAACTTTACTGTCTGTGATGACTTTGAGCGGAACTGCTATTCTGCCTGAAATGGCTAGCCCAAGCTTGGAAGAGCGATCGGAGGGTTCATCAACCCCGGTCTAATTCAAACTTAAAGAATCGTAGGAGATCGCCAGTTCGT
This genomic window from Cyanobacteria bacterium FACHB-DQ100 contains:
- a CDS encoding amino acid transporter; the protein is MVGPIVPPKQYRQQFAEWLLDTNRSEAEKHHVRKLWWQVMCLTGVDYFSTLGYQPGIAALAAGALSPIATLILVLLTLFGALPIYRRVASISPNGEGSIAMLENLLPGWQGKLFVLCLLGFVATDFIITITLSAADATAHIIENPFVPHFLHGQSVAITLILVALLGAVFLRGFQEAIGIAVFLVSVYLFLNLITIGVGAYQILNNLSAVANWQQALFAQQSNPLLIVGVAALLFPKLALGLSGFETGVAVMPLVRGRQTDTEQAPKGRIRNTHKLLGTAAIIMSFFLMTSSLVTTLLIPAAEFQAGGKANGRALAYLAHLYLGNAFGTVYDLSTIAILWFAGASAMAGLLNIVPRYLPRYGMAPSWTLMIRPLVLIYTFVAFVVTIIFKANVEAQGGAYATGVLVLMSSAAIAVTLSTRNRGKLSRTLTFGIITLVFIYTTIVNIIERPEGIRIASLFIGAIIVTSMISRVWRSTELRAEHLEFDEVARQFLAQENHHAVRLIANRISIGDEREYFLKEQEVREDTHIPPDETILFLEIQISDASQFAHTIQVQGVQVGNYRILRARSAAVPNAIAAIALAIRDETGRLPHVYFGWVEGNPIQYLMRFILLGEGDIAVLTREVLRKAERIPQRRPRIHVGG
- a CDS encoding tryptophan-rich sensory protein; translated protein: MIIAIVTILVSFGSFLFHPKEDIRWVKRLNLPRWLAIVEPVIPVIWTVIFTCGAISALLVWRADPGSLKTWLIMGFYLLVEVVTVAYIPLTLRLRSLAIGTVIGGFGGVLGFVLALSVLPISPLAALFLVPYLLWSPIGTYATRELIDFNPEAI
- a CDS encoding TAXI family TRAP transporter solute-binding subunit; the protein is MLKLQFLSKLMMGCAVGVTLLTSGCARSSKQVALSSGTSQGYYSRLAEQIRSVTHHTVQLKVENRESQGSIENLRRLLDRQVDFALVQLDVVSDAMSQGKVQAVAILANEPIHIIASKDAKIRSFSDLNNKRVGVGSSGSGIRYTSEYLIRAFNLKLQKDSSSFDETFRKLSIRQLDAGFYVGTLGASERLRQELIANSSLQLVSIEPERINYLTNRDPGAYQSTTIPQGVYNPRPVIPSRDISTLATATVLVTRPDVSTETVGLLTWAILYNSRRFSLFYPDLQTGEARSLLQRNLLYVHPGAQNVYAENADPRNAWLRYLEANSDLQAGLVILFGTSGIGLIIQRWRRDRSKKFLLATITRTNELKQFLPHNPQQALEGIEDLSQEHRLMFIDGSITSDVYEQVQHKTQTFAVQCRTILEQQRKQFVLNTLLVLDDWQASLQTDPQAALQKLGYLKQQYREMLITDQVEVQAYIELMELTLLSVMTLSGTAILPEMASPSLEERSEGSSTPV